TCTCTGCATCAGTTTCTCTTGGAGCCGATCACCTGTCACGCTTGGAACAAGGACAGAACTCGTAAGTTAATACCTACGTGCCTCTGCTTTATGACTTTATTATTCGGTCATTTTTCTATTGAAGTTTTTGCACAAGAGGGATGGTATTGTTGATTGTACACATttacatgaaatattttaatgtctcACTCAGAACTTGCTATTAGTCCCAACAATCATGAAGTTCATATCTACAAGAAGAGTGGGAACCAATGGGTGAAAGCTCAAGAATTGAAGGAGCACAACGGACACATCACAGGTATGACGCACTTCCTGTTTCgtacattatttattatgcagtcatttttttctgtcattttatttgtaattatccTCTTCTTTCCCTAATGgaccttttcccttttcctaaTTAAAGTGTTTCCCCATTTTCCTGAAATGGACTGGTTCTGTGCTTTCATTTCTTGGTTACAGAAATTCACAAGGGCGTGTATTTGGGGTGTAGGGGGGTGTCATCATCCCAACAACCAGCCACGAACCACACACCAGCAGAGGTGAAAAGAGGGGGGAATATAAAGGCAGTTAAGCATGAGAATGATTGGATGGCCCAATTGCTGTGGTGTCTTTACTCTCTAAGGCCTCCCAGGCATTTGCTAACCAGTTTCCGTCAAAGGAAGGGGAAGTTCGGCTGCTGGATGGTTGAGATTTACCCTTTGATCCCACGCAGGCATCGACTGGGCGCCCAAGAGTGACCGCATCGTGACCTGTGGCGCTGACCGAAACGCCTACGTGTGGAGCCAGAAGGACGGGGTTTGGAAGCCCACCCTGGTCATTCTGAGGATCAACCGCGCCGCCACGTTCGTCAAATGGTCCCCACTGGAGAACAAGTTCGCTGTGGGCAGCGGAGCTCGGCTTATTTCCGTCTGCTACTTCGAGTCTGAAAACGACTGGTGTGTCTCGATGCGTACAAAACAACTTCCCCCACACACCCAGAATAGAAAGCTGTAAAGATGATTTGATTATATTTAGTCAATACGAACATCCATAAAGAATGGTTCACTATATCTTCATAATTAAAGGAAATTACACTTGGAGTGTGGggtatttcattttcacattgctCTCTAGTGGCCACCCCTGGTCAGATCAGGCCCCTGTGGACGCATTGAATCGAGAATGTGCTGACCTCGTTACCCTCTGACGACATGGGCGGTATATGATTGGTGGTGTGCCTGCAGTGTGATATATAGCAAGAATCAGCATCATGTGCCTCTGAGGAGTCACATGTCTGCCATCTCCTCCTGAAGTCTGCAGGACGGGCATGAGATGAACAAGTTTGGTTGAGCTCGGGGTTGGGAAAAATGGGATAAAATCGtggataaaataaattttttaaaaaagcacgaAAGTGTTAAAGTGTTTTAAACTCGGGTTAGGACTTAAATGGTCATTGTTCTTCCTCGTTTGATTTTATTGaccttttcttgcttttttaagGTGGGTTAGCAAACACATCAAGAAACCAATTCGTTCCACTGTCCTGAGCTTAGACTGGCACCCAAACAATGTGCTTCTGGCGGCTGGATCATGTGATTTCAAATGCAGGTGAGGTCATCACAGAATACTGAACAAGAGTATTCCGGAATAGAATTGTGTAAAAAAGTTGCATGAAAGTATTTGTACCCCTCAGGAAGGATTAATCCCTTTGTCCTATATCTAACCAGTGGTAAATGGACCATGTTCATGCATACATCTTTTTTGTATTACTACTTAGTAAACTATGAAACAATTAATATTCTTAggacaataacaacaaacatTTAGATGTTGCCTGCATttggaagtaaaaaaaacaaatttttagtTACTTGTTATGGTTTGAGTAATCTGCCTGTCTTCTCCAAGGGTGTTCTCTGCCTACATCAAGGAGGTGGATGAGAAGCCGGCTCCCACCCCCTGGGGGTCCAAGATGCCATTCGGGCAGGTGATGGCGGAGTTTGGTGGGGCCGGCAGCGGGGGCTGGGTCCACAGCGTCAGCTTCTCCGCCAGCGGGAACCGGCTGGCCTGGGTGAGCCACGACAGCACCGTGACCGCGGTGGACCCCACCAAAAACTCCACGTGAGTACCGAGGGCCTTACCTCCGACTCCCGCCAATGCCTCTGCCGCTTGAGCTTGACATGTGGCGGAACCCGGAGCCGTTCGGTGTGGAAAAGCTGACGCCCGTTTCTTCGTTTTCTTGTCATTCCAGGCCTTGCCAGCTGAAGACCGAGTTCCTCGCTCTCCTGAGCGTGATGTTCGTGTCTGAGAACAGCATTGTGGCAGCGGTAAGTAAACACTTGGGCAAGGAACCCAGAATCCTttgttggctttttaaaattgcattcCTGGTATACATACTTCCGAAAATTTGTGTTGTGTctattttagtttagttttagaATTCTATTAAACGGCTTCCCGTTCCCTCAAGACAGTAGTATCCCCTTATGTTTTGTTTGTCCTCTTCCGTTTATCACTCCCTTGTAGTATCTAGTCATTTATTGGCCACTTCTAGCGTAGCTTACAGTTAAGTCTCTACGCAGCAGGGCTTGTTCTTGTCAGCACAAGAAACGCATTAAAACAAAGTCGCGGCTAACCCGCCTCCGTGAACGTTCTCAGGGCCACGACTGCTGCCCAATGCTGTTCAACTGCGACGACGGCGGGGCCCTGACCTTCATCTCCAAGTTAGACATTCCAAAGCAGAGCATCCAGCGCAACATCTCGGCCATGGAGCGCTTCCGCAACATGGACAAGAGGGCCACCACGGAGGACCGCAACACCGCCCTGGAGACACTGCACCAGAACAGCATCACGTAAGGGGCCATTGCCTGGAGTCCCAGTTCGCTAGCACCGGTGCTTCTGAGCGAGTGAAAGGGAATGCATGGTCAACCGAGGCCAAAGCTTACGAATCACAGAGTTAACGTTTTATTGAAAATGCTTTTCTCTGGGTTATGTATGCACTGAGGATTTTCTCCACCAGGAATGTGgtggtggagaaaaaaaagtgccagTGTATGCTAATGATATTTGTGTAGCACCCCGACTTCCCAACATGTAGAAATTTCTCTGTAGCAAGATTGCCAATACCAAAGTAATGGCATTTGTTCAACTGCGCATCAACGCTGCGGGGGCCACCCATTAGTATGAAGCTCTGGTTTATCCATCAGCGCGGTGTGCCCTAGATTGATGTGTTCAGATGCAAAGCGTGGTAATGGCGATTAAACAGCCTCTTTTTAAAGGAGATtaatgtgttgtttgttttcgtGAGTTTGCAGTCTTAAATATGCTACGTTTTTACTTTACAGCCAAGTGTCTATATATGAAGGAGACAAAAGAGATTGTCGTAAATTCTGCACTACAGGAATTGATGGAGCAATGACCATATGGGATTTTAAGGTATGCATCTGTGTTATGCTTAAAtcgttaacatttttttaaagcaatagGCGAGATACTATGTGCACCTCGTCTTGATTGTACTGAATTTATTAAACTATTATATAtctattatatattattaaatatctTGTTTTAAACATGATCTTTGCGGTTGTTTGAgcacatttcaaatttgaattgGAACAGTGGAATCAAGGTTTACTAAATATGTGATGGAAAGTAATTAGTTATATATTGGCTTGGTTAGTAGTGGTGAAATGAAGACATCACTAAGTCATAGAATATGATTTGGAGATAATGAGCCAAATAAcacaacaaataataatgcagtttttaaaaatgaacgtATTCAGTAAGGTCTGAGGTTTAACCCTTTCGGCTGTTTTTGTTCCCAGACTCTGGAGTCCTCTATCCAAGGGCTGCGTATCATGTAAATCAAAGCACTGCCAGCTAGCAGGACATGGATCCCCAGCATCGGGGCTTGAAGATTAAACACGGAGAATTTCTGATGACACTACCGAAGGTTTATCTAAACAGAAGCACTGAGAAGATGGCGCGAACTGACACGTGGCGTCATTGTATATTTAAAACGATGAAGAGGAAaagtgtgttggggggtgggggggttctgggaCCAGTGGTTTTTACCTTAAGGGTGTCTGATGTTCTTGAATCTATGCCAGAAGTGGTACC
This genomic window from Anguilla rostrata isolate EN2019 chromosome 17, ASM1855537v3, whole genome shotgun sequence contains:
- the LOC135243113 gene encoding actin-related protein 2/3 complex subunit 1A-like; amino-acid sequence: MSLHQFLLEPITCHAWNKDRTQLAISPNNHEVHIYKKSGNQWVKAQELKEHNGHITGIDWAPKSDRIVTCGADRNAYVWSQKDGVWKPTLVILRINRAATFVKWSPLENKFAVGSGARLISVCYFESENDWWVSKHIKKPIRSTVLSLDWHPNNVLLAAGSCDFKCRVFSAYIKEVDEKPAPTPWGSKMPFGQVMAEFGGAGSGGWVHSVSFSASGNRLAWVSHDSTVTAVDPTKNSTPCQLKTEFLALLSVMFVSENSIVAAGHDCCPMLFNCDDGGALTFISKLDIPKQSIQRNISAMERFRNMDKRATTEDRNTALETLHQNSITQVSIYEGDKRDCRKFCTTGIDGAMTIWDFKTLESSIQGLRIM